In the genome of Actinomadura graeca, one region contains:
- a CDS encoding DUF3054 domain-containing protein, protein MRILVAGGLDVCGVLAFVAIGRASHDEAGSVTGFASTAWPFLVGLAVGWGAVRAWRRPDAVVPSGVGVWLVTVAAGMVLRVVSGQGTAFAFVLVALAFLALVLLGWRFAAGRIAGSRGRP, encoded by the coding sequence GTGCGGATTCTTGTTGCGGGCGGGCTGGACGTCTGTGGTGTGCTCGCCTTCGTCGCCATCGGACGGGCCTCGCATGACGAGGCCGGGAGCGTGACGGGGTTCGCGAGCACGGCGTGGCCGTTCCTGGTGGGGCTCGCGGTGGGGTGGGGCGCGGTCAGGGCCTGGCGGCGGCCGGACGCGGTGGTGCCCTCGGGCGTCGGGGTCTGGCTGGTGACCGTGGCCGCGGGGATGGTGCTGCGGGTGGTGTCCGGGCAGGGGACGGCGTTCGCGTTCGTGCTGGTCGCCCTGGCCTTCCTCGCCCTGGTGCTCCTCGGGTGGCGGTTCGCGGCCGGGCGGATCGCGGGTTCCCGCGGCCGGCCCTAG
- a CDS encoding dihydrofolate reductase family protein produces MTRIIADISVSVDGLVTGPDPDPDNGLGTGGEALHTWAFSDDPDDRRILREATAGSGAVVLGRRLFDVVDGPKGWNDDSGYGAREVGKPAFVVVTSSPPKSLRLTGLDWTFVTTGLADAVTAARERAEAASAGSGKDLDVVLMGGGLTIGSALNAGLIDVLSLHIAPVVLGTGTPLFTGEAPHTLVQRSVTSTSTATHLIYDVVT; encoded by the coding sequence ATGACTCGAATCATCGCCGACATCTCGGTCTCCGTCGACGGTCTCGTCACCGGGCCCGACCCCGATCCCGACAACGGTCTGGGCACCGGCGGCGAGGCCCTGCACACCTGGGCGTTCTCTGACGACCCTGACGACCGCCGGATCCTGCGCGAGGCGACCGCGGGCTCGGGCGCCGTCGTCCTTGGCCGCCGGCTCTTCGACGTGGTCGACGGGCCGAAGGGCTGGAACGACGACTCCGGCTACGGCGCCCGCGAGGTCGGCAAGCCCGCGTTCGTCGTCGTGACGAGCTCGCCGCCGAAGTCGTTGCGGCTCACCGGCCTGGACTGGACGTTCGTCACCACCGGCCTGGCCGACGCCGTCACCGCCGCGCGCGAGCGCGCGGAGGCGGCATCGGCCGGGAGCGGCAAGGACCTCGACGTCGTCCTCATGGGCGGCGGCCTCACGATCGGCTCGGCGCTCAACGCCGGGCTGATCGATGTGCTGAGCTTGCACATCGCGCCCGTCGTCCTGGGCACCGGGACGCCGCTGTTCACCGGCGAAGCGCCGCACACGCTGGTGCAGCGGAGTGTGACCTCGACGTCGACCGCGACGCACCTGATCTACGACGTCGTCACCTGA
- the pruA gene encoding L-glutamate gamma-semialdehyde dehydrogenase: MDAVTNVPTPVNEPVRGYAPGSAERARLEARLAELTARAPVDLPMTIGGERRLGAGAKVAVVQPHRHASVLGTFGTATEDDARDAIGAALKAAPAWRALSLDDRAAVFLRAADLLSGPWRETLLAATMLGQSKTVQQAEIDSPCELVDFWRFNVHFARRIVAEQPISSPGVWNRSDHRPLEGFVYAITPFNFTAIAANLPTAPALMGNVVVWKPSPTQTYSAVLLMRLLEEAGLPPGVINLVTGDGLAVSDVALAHPDLAGIHFTGSTATFRHLWKTVGNNIEKFRSYPRLVGETGGKDFIVAHPSADPGILKTALVRGAFEYQGQKCSAASRAYVPRSLWDGGLKEALAAEADGLTMGDVADLSNFMGALIDERAFAKSKAAIDRAKGDPSVEIVAGGTYDDSVGYFVRPTVLVSDDPDNEIFRTEYFGPILGVHVYEDDRYEEMLAQMEAVSEYALTGAIIADDRAAVAHAAEVLRYAAGNFYVNDKPTGAVVGQQPFGGARASGTNDKAGSVFNLLRWTSPRSIKETFVPPTDYRYPHMG, encoded by the coding sequence ATGGACGCCGTGACCAACGTTCCGACGCCGGTGAACGAGCCGGTGCGCGGCTATGCCCCCGGCAGCGCCGAGCGGGCCCGGCTGGAGGCCAGGCTCGCCGAGCTGACCGCGCGGGCGCCAGTCGACCTGCCCATGACGATCGGCGGGGAGCGGCGGCTGGGCGCCGGGGCGAAGGTCGCGGTCGTCCAGCCGCACCGGCACGCCTCGGTCCTCGGGACGTTCGGCACGGCCACCGAGGACGACGCCCGGGACGCGATCGGCGCCGCGCTGAAGGCGGCCCCGGCATGGCGGGCGCTGTCCCTGGACGACCGGGCCGCGGTCTTCCTGCGGGCCGCCGACCTGCTGTCCGGCCCGTGGCGGGAGACGCTGCTGGCCGCGACCATGCTCGGGCAGTCCAAGACCGTCCAGCAGGCGGAGATCGACAGCCCGTGCGAACTGGTCGACTTCTGGCGCTTCAACGTGCACTTCGCCCGGCGGATCGTCGCCGAGCAGCCGATCAGCAGCCCCGGCGTGTGGAACCGGTCCGACCACCGTCCGCTGGAGGGGTTCGTCTACGCGATCACCCCGTTCAACTTCACCGCCATCGCCGCGAACCTGCCGACCGCGCCCGCGCTCATGGGCAACGTGGTCGTGTGGAAGCCGTCGCCGACACAGACGTACTCGGCCGTCCTGCTCATGCGGCTTCTGGAGGAGGCCGGGCTCCCGCCGGGCGTCATCAACCTGGTCACCGGTGACGGGCTCGCGGTGTCCGACGTGGCGCTGGCGCACCCGGACCTGGCCGGGATCCACTTCACCGGCTCCACCGCGACGTTCCGGCACCTGTGGAAGACGGTCGGGAACAACATCGAGAAGTTCCGGTCCTACCCGCGGCTCGTGGGCGAGACGGGCGGCAAGGACTTCATCGTCGCGCACCCGTCCGCCGACCCCGGGATCCTGAAGACCGCCCTGGTCAGGGGCGCCTTCGAGTACCAGGGGCAGAAGTGCTCGGCCGCGTCCCGCGCCTACGTCCCGCGGTCGCTCTGGGACGGCGGCCTGAAGGAGGCGCTCGCTGCCGAGGCCGACGGGCTGACCATGGGCGACGTGGCCGACCTGTCCAACTTCATGGGCGCGCTGATCGACGAGCGGGCGTTCGCGAAGAGCAAGGCGGCGATCGACCGGGCGAAGGGCGACCCGTCCGTCGAGATCGTCGCCGGCGGGACCTACGACGACTCGGTGGGCTACTTCGTCCGGCCGACCGTCCTGGTCTCCGACGACCCGGACAACGAGATCTTCCGCACCGAGTACTTCGGCCCGATCCTCGGCGTCCACGTGTACGAGGACGACCGCTACGAGGAGATGCTCGCCCAGATGGAGGCGGTGTCGGAGTACGCGCTGACCGGCGCGATCATCGCCGACGACCGGGCGGCCGTGGCCCATGCCGCCGAGGTGCTCCGCTACGCCGCCGGGAACTTCTACGTCAACGACAAGCCCACCGGGGCGGTCGTGGGGCAGCAGCCGTTCGGCGGCGCGCGCGCGTCCGGCACCAACGACAAGGCCGGGTCCGTCTTCAACCTCCTCCGGTGGACGTCGCCGCGCTCCATCAAGGAGACGTTCGTGCCGCCGACCGACTACCGCTACCCCCACATGGGCTGA
- a CDS encoding exonuclease domain-containing protein codes for MSWANGRLCGFDVETTGADPEQARIVSATVVLVGAGRPTHTFRLLVDPGVEIPAASTAVHGITNERARAEGRAPADALAEITRLLRTTWERGVPVVAFNGSYDLTVLDRELGRHLGAGVTVTGPVVDPHIIDRALDRRRGKRTLEETCRHYRVRLDGAHDATEDALAAARLAWRLARHYVAQVGEPPLAELHDRQVEWSRQWADSLNQYWRSQGRDHTIDGTWPVRPRRA; via the coding sequence GTGAGTTGGGCGAACGGGCGGCTGTGCGGGTTCGACGTCGAGACCACCGGCGCTGATCCGGAACAGGCCAGGATCGTCTCCGCCACGGTCGTGCTGGTCGGCGCCGGACGTCCGACGCACACCTTCCGCCTGCTGGTCGACCCGGGCGTCGAGATCCCGGCCGCGTCGACCGCGGTGCACGGCATCACCAACGAGCGGGCCCGGGCCGAGGGGCGCGCGCCCGCCGACGCGTTAGCCGAGATCACGCGGCTCCTGCGCACGACGTGGGAGCGCGGCGTCCCGGTGGTGGCCTTCAACGGCTCCTACGACCTCACCGTCCTCGACCGCGAACTGGGCAGGCACCTGGGCGCCGGCGTCACCGTCACCGGCCCGGTCGTGGACCCGCACATCATCGACCGGGCGCTGGACCGCCGCCGCGGCAAGCGGACACTGGAGGAGACCTGCCGCCACTACCGGGTGCGGCTCGACGGCGCGCACGACGCCACCGAGGACGCCCTCGCCGCCGCCCGGCTCGCCTGGCGGCTCGCCCGCCACTACGTCGCACAGGTCGGCGAGCCGCCCCTGGCGGAACTGCACGACAGGCAAGTGGAATGGTCCCGGCAGTGGGCCGACTCGCTCAACCAGTACTGGCGATCACAGGGCAGGGACCACACCATCGACGGAACATGGCCGGTCCGTCCCCGCCGAGCCTGA
- a CDS encoding winged helix-turn-helix transcriptional regulator has product MTSSRRPAAKGDLFDPQCPTRKLLDRIGTKWTSMAVKVLAEAAPHELRFSELRRRMPGVSQKMLSSTLQSLARDGLVARRVEPTVPPHVHYRLTDLGLSLEVVLAGVRTWAEEHMAEVDRANASGPAGH; this is encoded by the coding sequence GTGACCTCCTCACGGCGGCCCGCGGCGAAGGGCGACCTCTTCGACCCGCAGTGCCCGACCCGCAAGCTGCTGGACCGGATCGGCACCAAGTGGACCTCCATGGCCGTCAAGGTCCTCGCCGAGGCCGCACCGCACGAGCTGCGCTTCTCCGAGCTCCGGCGGCGGATGCCGGGGGTCTCGCAGAAGATGCTGTCCTCGACCCTGCAGAGCCTGGCGCGGGACGGCCTGGTCGCCCGCCGCGTGGAGCCGACCGTCCCGCCGCACGTGCACTACCGGCTCACCGACCTGGGCCTGTCACTCGAAGTCGTGCTCGCGGGCGTCCGGACCTGGGCCGAGGAGCACATGGCCGAGGTCGACCGCGCCAACGCGTCCGGCCCCGCCGGTCACTAG
- a CDS encoding alpha/beta fold hydrolase — MPGTVSVPATRRVAANGIEINVAVAGEGPAVLLLHGFPHTWRLWTEVAAGLGGFRVIAPDLRGTGGTTRARDGYDAGTLAADAEALLDALGEPTAAVAGIDAGALPAFLLALRRPGRVRRLVLMESLLGLPGAEDPPGAGPPWWFGFHAVPGLAETVLAGHEAEYVDWFLRTGTHGRGVPRPIRDAFVGAYTGVESLRCAFSHYRALPVSARQIRDAAASHRLTVPTMAIGAHPVGDALERRLRPVADDLTGHVIEDCGHIVPLDRPDALLGLMAPFLGADRDA, encoded by the coding sequence ATGCCCGGCACCGTCTCCGTGCCCGCCACGCGCCGGGTCGCGGCCAACGGCATCGAGATCAACGTGGCGGTCGCCGGGGAGGGGCCCGCCGTCCTGCTGCTGCACGGCTTCCCGCACACCTGGCGGCTGTGGACGGAGGTCGCCGCCGGCCTCGGCGGGTTTCGCGTCATCGCCCCGGATCTGCGGGGGACGGGCGGCACCACCCGGGCGCGGGACGGGTACGACGCCGGGACCCTCGCGGCCGACGCCGAGGCACTCCTCGACGCACTCGGGGAGCCCACTGCGGCCGTCGCCGGCATCGACGCCGGGGCCCTTCCCGCGTTCCTGCTCGCGTTGCGGCGGCCCGGCCGCGTGCGGCGGCTCGTCCTGATGGAGTCGCTGCTGGGGCTGCCCGGCGCGGAGGACCCGCCCGGCGCCGGTCCGCCGTGGTGGTTCGGCTTCCACGCGGTCCCGGGCCTCGCCGAGACGGTCCTGGCCGGGCACGAGGCCGAGTACGTCGACTGGTTCCTGCGCACGGGCACGCACGGCCGCGGCGTGCCACGTCCTATCCGGGACGCCTTCGTCGGCGCCTACACCGGCGTCGAGTCCCTTCGCTGCGCCTTCTCCCACTACCGTGCCCTTCCTGTCAGCGCGCGGCAGATCCGGGACGCCGCGGCCTCGCATCGGCTGACCGTGCCCACGATGGCCATCGGCGCCCATCCCGTCGGGGACGCCCTCGAACGGCGGCTGCGTCCCGTCGCCGACGACCTCACCGGCCACGTCATCGAGGATTGCGGCCACATCGTCCCCCTGGACCGCCCTGACGCCCTGCTCGGGCTGATGGCGCCGTTCCTCGGCGCGGACCGGGACGCGTGA
- a CDS encoding proline dehydrogenase family protein, translated as MLSPLLLAAARSDRIRGVVTTVPLTRGVVDRFVAGESLDDAIAVVRELSGAGLRTSLDHLGEDTTDRDQADATRDAYLELLAALREQGLAEGSEASVKLSALGQRLPGDLALDNARAICAAAGRAGMTVTLDMEDHTTVDSTLDTLGKLRADFPWVGVAVQAMLRRSEGDLRDLAHEGSRVRLVKGAYAEPGSVAFQGKPEIDRAYVRGLRILMEGAGYPMIGSHDPRVIEIALALAARTSRSPGSYEFQMLYGIRAAEQRRLAEAHRMRVYVPYGADWYGYFMRRLAERPANLVFFLRSFVSR; from the coding sequence ATGCTCAGTCCCCTTCTGCTCGCGGCGGCCCGCAGTGACCGGATCCGCGGTGTGGTGACGACCGTCCCCCTGACCAGGGGGGTCGTCGACCGCTTCGTCGCCGGTGAGTCCCTGGACGATGCGATCGCCGTGGTCCGCGAGCTGTCCGGGGCCGGTCTCCGCACCTCGCTCGACCATCTGGGGGAGGACACCACCGACCGTGACCAGGCCGACGCCACGAGGGACGCCTACCTGGAACTCCTCGCGGCCCTCAGGGAGCAGGGGCTCGCGGAGGGCTCCGAGGCGTCGGTGAAGCTCTCGGCGCTCGGGCAGCGGCTTCCCGGCGATCTCGCGCTCGACAACGCGCGCGCCATCTGCGCGGCGGCCGGACGGGCGGGCATGACCGTCACGCTCGACATGGAGGACCACACCACGGTCGACTCCACCCTCGACACCCTCGGCAAGCTCCGCGCCGACTTCCCCTGGGTCGGCGTCGCCGTCCAGGCGATGCTGCGCAGGAGCGAGGGCGACCTCCGGGACCTCGCCCACGAGGGCTCCCGGGTGCGGCTCGTCAAAGGCGCCTACGCCGAGCCGGGCTCGGTGGCGTTCCAGGGCAAGCCGGAGATCGACCGCGCCTACGTGCGGGGCCTGCGGATCCTCATGGAGGGCGCCGGATACCCCATGATCGGCAGCCACGACCCGCGCGTCATCGAGATCGCGCTCGCGCTGGCGGCGAGGACCTCGCGGTCGCCCGGCTCGTACGAGTTCCAGATGCTCTACGGGATCCGCGCCGCCGAGCAGCGGCGCCTGGCGGAGGCGCACCGGATGCGCGTGTACGTCCCGTACGGGGCCGACTGGTACGGGTACTTCATGCGGCGCCTGGCCGAGCGCCCCGCCAACCTCGTGTTCTTTCTCCGTTCGTTCGTCTCTCGCTGA
- a CDS encoding protein-L-isoaspartate O-methyltransferase family protein yields the protein MRGVQRVGKLLDRVPRRLFVPDVIWVRDRAGEPLAPLDRAEDPARWQQFVDADDAVTVQVEDGSPGRWAIPYSTSSSTAPWLMEQMLEALALEPGMKVLEIGTGTGWNAAVLADAGAAVTSVEIDPVLAAQARATLDRAGFDGRVQVITGDGSHGAPGQAPFDRVIVTASAHTIPYAWVQQTRDGGRIVVPYSGEHAGGVLLVLDVTDNDSGGGGGQVAAGHAAGEGAWFMPLRGQRLPATQLRQIPDGAADGLKVRITPEGQYFTRP from the coding sequence GTGCGGGGTGTGCAGCGGGTCGGGAAACTTTTAGACCGCGTCCCCCGGCGGCTGTTCGTCCCGGATGTGATCTGGGTGCGCGACCGCGCGGGTGAGCCGCTGGCGCCGCTGGACCGCGCCGAGGATCCGGCCCGCTGGCAGCAGTTCGTCGACGCCGACGACGCCGTCACCGTCCAGGTGGAGGACGGCAGTCCCGGCCGGTGGGCCATCCCCTACTCCACCTCCTCTTCGACCGCGCCATGGCTGATGGAGCAGATGCTGGAGGCCCTGGCCCTGGAACCGGGCATGAAGGTGCTGGAGATCGGCACCGGCACCGGCTGGAACGCCGCCGTCCTGGCCGACGCCGGCGCGGCGGTGACGAGCGTGGAGATCGACCCCGTCCTGGCCGCCCAGGCGCGCGCCACGCTGGACCGCGCCGGGTTCGACGGCCGGGTCCAGGTCATCACCGGCGACGGCAGCCACGGCGCCCCCGGGCAGGCCCCCTTCGACCGGGTCATCGTCACCGCCTCGGCCCACACCATCCCCTACGCCTGGGTGCAACAGACCCGCGACGGCGGCCGGATCGTCGTCCCCTACAGCGGCGAGCACGCCGGAGGAGTCCTGCTGGTCCTGGACGTCACCGACAACGACAGCGGCGGGGGCGGCGGGCAGGTCGCCGCCGGGCACGCCGCCGGTGAGGGCGCCTGGTTCATGCCACTGCGCGGGCAGCGGCTCCCTGCCACGCAGCTGCGGCAGATCCCCGACGGCGCGGCCGACGGGCTGAAAGTCCGCATCACCCCCGAAGGCCAGTACTTCACCCGCCCCTGA
- a CDS encoding Kelch repeat-containing protein, which produces MITGAAGTVRDAAAGAAPGRWSAAGGLAEPTWLATNTAVLLGDGTVLLAGGENARRDAYGGASVYDPAANAWTATGALTATRRLHTLTRLADGRVLAAGGIGGPFSTPPGELATAEIYDPGTRTWTPTGSMVQARYLHSATLLPDGRVLAAGGTSVRDEESYRTLDSAELFDPGTGTWSATGPMNGARTGHPAVPLPDGRVLAAGGMVIVTRDDAAGTAHCETYDPASGTWRPTGNLVTPRISAAAAPLPDGSVLLTGGGQGIFQNWAYSPYSLSSTERYDPATGRWSASADMPWALSFHRAVPLPSGKILVAGGTDTGCVDVGYRATFLYDPATRDWSVTGGLGVGRWDFAAVALADGRVLAAGGIAFGPLATADAAAVELTRTAEIFTPDRP; this is translated from the coding sequence ATGATCACAGGGGCTGCGGGGACGGTGCGGGACGCCGCGGCGGGCGCGGCCCCGGGACGCTGGTCGGCGGCGGGCGGGCTGGCGGAGCCCACGTGGCTGGCCACGAACACGGCGGTGCTGCTGGGCGACGGCACGGTGCTGCTGGCCGGTGGTGAGAACGCGCGGCGCGACGCCTACGGCGGGGCATCGGTGTACGACCCGGCCGCCAACGCCTGGACGGCGACCGGCGCCCTGACCGCGACCCGCAGGCTGCACACGCTCACCCGCCTCGCCGACGGGCGCGTCCTGGCCGCGGGCGGGATCGGCGGGCCGTTCTCGACGCCGCCGGGCGAACTCGCCACGGCCGAGATCTACGACCCGGGGACGAGGACGTGGACGCCGACCGGGAGCATGGTCCAGGCCCGCTACCTCCATTCCGCGACGCTGCTGCCGGACGGCCGGGTGCTCGCCGCGGGAGGGACGTCCGTCCGCGACGAGGAGTCGTACCGGACGCTGGACTCGGCCGAGCTGTTCGACCCGGGCACCGGCACCTGGTCCGCGACCGGTCCGATGAACGGCGCCCGGACCGGGCACCCCGCCGTGCCGCTGCCCGACGGCCGGGTCCTGGCCGCCGGGGGCATGGTGATCGTCACCAGGGACGACGCCGCGGGCACCGCCCACTGCGAGACCTACGACCCCGCGAGCGGGACGTGGCGGCCGACGGGCAACCTGGTCACGCCGCGGATCAGCGCGGCCGCCGCGCCGCTGCCGGACGGCTCGGTGCTGCTGACCGGCGGCGGGCAGGGCATCTTCCAGAACTGGGCCTACAGCCCCTACAGCCTGTCCTCGACCGAGCGCTACGACCCCGCGACCGGGCGGTGGAGCGCGTCCGCGGACATGCCGTGGGCGCTGAGCTTCCACCGCGCCGTCCCGCTGCCGTCCGGCAAGATCCTGGTGGCGGGCGGCACCGACACCGGCTGCGTGGACGTCGGCTACCGGGCGACGTTCCTCTACGACCCGGCCACGCGCGACTGGAGCGTCACCGGCGGGCTGGGCGTCGGCCGCTGGGACTTCGCGGCCGTCGCGCTCGCCGACGGGCGCGTGCTCGCGGCGGGCGGCATCGCCTTCGGGCCCCTGGCCACCGCCGACGCGGCCGCGGTGGAGCTGACCCGCACCGCGGAGATCTTCACCCCCGACCGGCCCTAG
- a CDS encoding SAM-dependent methyltransferase produces the protein MPHAARIWNYLLGGKDNYPADRTAAEQYAAAYPPIRDLARQGRSFLQRVVRYLAAEAGVRQFLDVGAGLPTADNTHEVAQRAAPDSRVVYVDNDPLVLVHSRALLTNLTSQGRTHYIPADLRMPGPILDQAREHLSFEEPIGVLFMGVLGFLPGTEEVHDVVGRMMQEVPAGSYLALWDGADVQPPGSIDVYNNSGTQPYHLRSLQELRGFFAGLELVEPGLVPVSHWRPDTGPPPDVEAYGGLARKPAAAV, from the coding sequence GTGCCGCATGCGGCCCGGATCTGGAACTACCTGCTGGGCGGCAAGGACAACTACCCGGCCGACCGGACGGCCGCCGAGCAGTACGCCGCGGCCTACCCTCCCATCAGGGACCTGGCCCGCCAGGGCCGGTCCTTCCTGCAGCGGGTCGTGCGGTACCTGGCGGCCGAGGCCGGGGTGCGGCAGTTCCTCGACGTCGGCGCCGGGCTGCCCACGGCCGACAACACCCACGAGGTCGCCCAGCGGGCCGCGCCCGACTCCCGGGTGGTCTACGTCGACAACGACCCGCTGGTGCTGGTCCACTCCCGCGCCCTTTTGACCAACCTCACCTCGCAGGGCAGGACCCACTACATCCCCGCCGACCTGCGGATGCCCGGCCCCATCCTGGACCAGGCTCGCGAGCACTTGAGCTTCGAGGAGCCGATCGGCGTGCTGTTCATGGGCGTGCTGGGCTTCCTGCCCGGCACAGAAGAGGTCCACGACGTGGTCGGCAGGATGATGCAGGAGGTCCCCGCCGGCAGTTACCTGGCTTTGTGGGACGGCGCCGACGTCCAGCCGCCCGGCTCCATCGACGTCTACAACAACAGCGGCACCCAGCCGTACCACCTGCGCTCACTGCAGGAGCTCCGCGGCTTCTTCGCCGGGCTGGAACTGGTCGAGCCCGGCCTGGTCCCGGTCTCGCACTGGCGCCCCGACACCGGCCCGCCCCCCGACGTCGAAGCCTACGGCGGCCTGGCCCGCAAACCCGCCGCGGCCGTGTAG
- a CDS encoding peptidase inhibitor family I36 protein gives MHRLERTMVAAMAATVTSMAIPALAHAAAAPTQAGALASWECPPGSVCLYDDRGGNRRFYAKADGCWFDNIGLQGLGDRAESIRNRTRHKVNLANWNGRAWEHLVSAAPGEMFNLGPSVRNKTDAVHVIC, from the coding sequence ATGCACCGACTGGAACGCACGATGGTCGCGGCCATGGCCGCAACGGTCACCTCGATGGCGATCCCCGCGCTGGCGCACGCCGCTGCTGCGCCGACGCAAGCGGGCGCGCTCGCCTCCTGGGAGTGCCCGCCGGGATCCGTCTGCCTGTACGACGACAGGGGAGGAAACCGCCGCTTCTATGCCAAGGCCGACGGCTGCTGGTTCGACAACATCGGCCTCCAGGGCCTGGGTGACCGGGCCGAGTCCATCCGCAACCGCACCCGCCACAAGGTGAACCTGGCCAACTGGAACGGCCGCGCCTGGGAGCACCTGGTCTCCGCCGCCCCCGGCGAGATGTTCAACCTCGGGCCGTCGGTGCGCAACAAGACCGACGCGGTGCACGTCATCTGCTGA
- a CDS encoding MarR family winged helix-turn-helix transcriptional regulator, translated as MATDGLRDLEQEAWRGFLLAHDRLWREMEAGLAPLNVSMAEYSVLNLLHEAGPNGMRMSELAQRRLMSSGGFTRLADRLQSRGLIERRRSATDGRGFDATLTSSGRALIRRARRRHHSDLRAHFFSRLDEDHLRGLAEIWSLLNADPETDHDATPDGGPASE; from the coding sequence ATGGCGACCGACGGTCTGCGCGACCTGGAGCAGGAGGCGTGGCGTGGGTTCCTGCTGGCCCACGACCGGCTCTGGCGCGAGATGGAGGCGGGTCTCGCCCCGCTGAACGTGAGCATGGCCGAGTACAGCGTCCTGAACCTGCTGCACGAGGCCGGGCCGAACGGCATGCGCATGTCCGAGCTCGCCCAGCGCAGGCTGATGTCCAGCGGCGGGTTCACCCGCCTCGCCGACCGTCTCCAAAGCCGCGGCCTGATCGAACGGCGGCGGTCGGCCACCGACGGCCGCGGCTTCGACGCGACCCTGACGAGCAGCGGACGCGCGCTGATACGCAGGGCGCGGCGCCGGCATCACAGCGACCTGCGCGCGCACTTCTTCAGCCGGCTGGACGAGGACCACCTCCGCGGCCTCGCCGAGATCTGGTCCCTCCTCAACGCCGACCCCGAAACCGACCACGACGCGACGCCCGACGGCGGACCGGCGTCCGAGTGA